One part of the Ornithodoros turicata isolate Travis chromosome 2, ASM3712646v1, whole genome shotgun sequence genome encodes these proteins:
- the LOC135386247 gene encoding 3'-5' ssDNA/RNA exonuclease TatD-like: MASKNSSGDQLLQNLSINDDTEAAVQHLSENYILIDICANLVNKKYTRDLDAVVQRAKEAGVKKMIVVGTSVHTTKEALRLTRMFPGTLYCAAGIHPHDAKSWEDDTIDTLRETAANPECVAIGECGLDFNKDFSPRDTQLEVLEAQVNLACELKKPLILHEREAFNDMVAILEKFRERLPPTVIHCFTGSPEQAKKYVSLGLCLGITGYIWKDKGGLREALEKGLVPLDRILLETDCPFMCPNPRGAKLTPEVRGAVSATSLRLLERYCSFQRNEPCSLPATLELTAAFLGVPPQDLALKCTYTALKIFGLD; encoded by the exons ATGGCGTCCAAAAATTCGTCTGGTGATCAGCTGCTCCAAAATTTATCAATTAATGACGACACTGAGGCAGCCGTACAACATTTGAGCGAAAATTATATACTTATAGACATATGTGCAAATCTAGTTAACAAAAAATACACGAGAGACTTGGACGCTGTTGTGCAGCGAGCGAAAGAAGCTGGCGTTAAAAAGATGATAGTCGTGGGCACTTCTGTGCATACAACGAAAGAAGCACTGAGATTGACACGTATGTTTCCTGGGACGCTGTACTGCGCTGCTG GAATCCACCCTCACGACGCCAAATCCTGGGAGGACGACACGATCGACACATTACGAGAGACTGCAGCCAATCCTGAATGTGTGGCAATCGGTGAATGTGGCCTCGACTTCAATAAAGACTTCTCACCACGGGATACCCAACTTGAGGTCCTCGAAGCACAA GTGAACCTCGCGTGTGAATTGAAAAAGCCACTCATACTCCACGAAAGGGAAGCCTTCAACGATATGGTCGCCATCTTGGAAAAGTTCCGGGAACGATTGCCTCCGACGGTGATTCACTGCTTCACTGGTTCGCCCGAGCAAGCAAAGAAGTACGTTAGCTTGGGTCTTTGCCTTGGGATTACTG GATACATCTGGAAAGACAAAGGTGGTCTTCGAGAGGCCCTGGAGAAAGGCCTGGTACCTCTAGACCGCATCCTATTGGAAACGGACTGTCCTTTCATGTGTCCCAATCCTCGTGGCGCAAAACTTACTCCCGAAGTGCGAGGCGCCGTCAGCGCCACCTCCCTTCGACTCCTCGAACGCTACTGCTCCTTCCAGCGGAATGAGCCCTGTTCTCTGCCTGCAACGCTAGAACTGACGGCGGCATTTCTGGGCGTTCCGCCGCAGGACTTGGCCCTCAAGTGCACCTACACAGCACTCAAGATTTTTGGTTTAGACTGA